The genome window GCCGATGCCTCTGGCGCGTATTTCGATAATGATATGGGTGATTTCGGGCAGCCTCATAGTGCTGCGCGTGATATGCCTCATGTCAAAGAGGTTATGGCGGCGATCCACGCGCTTGTCGGAGAATCCCCTAAGGGCTAGCTGCTCGGGGCATTAACTTGCCCCAGCGAAATAGCTCCAGACTTTAGATAACACCCAACCCCAGAAGGCGATGGCAAAGATCAGCCCGACGCCGATCCACCAGCCAGAGGCTAGGTTGTCGCTTTTTGGCAGTTGCCCCGTCAGCGTTTCAAGTCGAATGGCCGTCCGCCTACGCGTGCGTTCAGCGTCCTTTGAGTTCTCGTTCGGCGGATCATCAAGTGGTGTTAAAGGTGAAGGCATGGTGTTCGGAGGCGCGCCGCGGGCGTCTTGCTGTTTGCTTGCAATACGCTCTTCGTCATCGGTCATGCCGCTGTCTTTCATCAGGCTTGATGTTTGGTCGGGATTCGGGCGATCCACACCCACGGTACATGACAGAGATTACCTAAGAAGAACAGTGTCCTAAAGTAAGGCGGAATTAGGGCTTATATTCCCGAAATGCGGGAAAGTTTACCGTAAAATCGTGAAAAAAGACCCCATGCAGCGGTGCTGACGGGGTCATATGTGTCTTACGTTAGGGCGCGTTTCCCTTACCGACGGCGACGCCCTCCGGTGCGGCCCGCGCGGCCTCGGCCCTCTTGTCCTGCCTTGGGGGCTACCTTGTTAAACTCGATCCACGCGCTGCCGTGCGGGTCTCGGTCAAAAAGGAAATTGGCGGCGCGGATGGCCTCCATTTCTTTGCCCGGGCGTGGCTTGGTGGAGCCAAGGTTGAAGAGGGTGAGGAACGTCTCATCGTCCATCTCTTCGGGCAGGATGATACCGGCGGCGGCCATCTCGGCGCGTTTTTCGGCAATCTTGACGGCGTTGAGCGGCACCGCGACTGGGTTCATGATCGCGCTGGTCATGCCCGCGCCCATCGCCATCGGCAGGAAAGCGTTGTTGATCCCGTGGCGGTTGGGCAGGCCGAAAGAGATGTTGGAGGCACCGCAGGTGGTGTTCACGCCCAGTTCCTCGCGCAGGCGGCGCACGAGGGTAAAGACCTGATGGCCCGCCGTTGCCATCGCGCCGATTGGCATGACCAGCGGATCGACGACGATGTCATGCGCCGGAATGCCAAAATCGGCGGCGCGTTCGACGATCTTTTTCGCCACAGCAAAGCGCACATCCGGGTCTTCGGAAATGCCGGTGTCATCGTTTGAGATCGCCACCACCGGCACGTTGTATTTCTTGACCAGCGGCAGCACGAGTTCGAGCCGCTCTTCCTCGCCAGTGACGGAGTTTAGCAGCGGGCGGCCCTCGCAGGCTTCCAGCCCCGCCTCAAGCGCGCCGGGCACGGAGCTGTCGATACAGATCGGTGCGTCGACGGCGTTCTGCACGACCTTGATCAGTTCCGGCATCAGCATCGGCTCGACGAAGTTATTGTCGGCATAGCGCGGGTCTTCGGCCATCTTGTTCGAGAAAACCGCGCCTGAGTTCACATCCAAAACCGTGGCCCCGGCGGCGACCTGCGCGATGGCATCGGCCTCTACCCGCGAAAAATCGCCTTGCTCAAGCTCTTGGCTGAGGATCTTGCGGCCCGTGGGGTTGATCCGCTCTCCGATCACGCAAAACGGCTCGTCAAAGCCGATGACGGCGGTCTTGGTCTTGGATTCGATGACGGTTCTGGTCATGTAACTTCCTTTAGGCTGCGTCGGCGGGCACGCCAGAGGCGCCGCCATTCTCTTGGACCCATGTGGCGCTGGTCTTGATCCCGCCCAGCGGGAACAGATGCACATGGGTGATATTAAAATCCGGGTGTGCTGCCTTGTAGGCGGCCAATTCACTGATCACATCTGCGGGCTCATAGGGCAACAGCAGCTTGGTGACATCCATCGCACGCTTTTGCAGCACCTTGAGCGAGGGGCCGACACCGCAGGCAATGGCGAATTTGATCAGCGTTTGCAGTTTCGCAGGGCCCGCGATGCCGATGTGAATAGGCAGGGTGATGCCAGCGGCTTTCAGACTGTCGGCCCATTCGATGATCGGCTGCGCCTCAAAGGCGAACTGCGTGGCGATTGCCATTTCTGCATCGGTGCGGGTCTGGAAATCGTTCTTCCACTTCAGCGCCGCATCGACGTTTAGGCGGCCCCCGTCGGCATCGATATCACGGTTGCCTTCGGGGTGGCCAGCGACATGCAACCGGGTGAAACCCGCCTTGTCGAAAAGCCCCGTCTCCATCAGCTGCATGCTGTCAGTAAAGTCGCCCACGGGCGCGGTGACACCGCCCGCCAGCAGCAGCGCTTGGCGCACGTTGGCCTCGCCCTGATAGCGGGCGATCCAGTCGGCCAGCGTGGCGCGATCCTTAATGATGCGGGCCGGGAAATGCGGCATGACCTTGAAGCCATCGGCGTTCAGCCGCGCGGCGGTAGCGACCATATCCTCGATCGGGGTGCCGTCGATATGGGCGATATAGACACGGGTGCCCTCTGGCAGCAGGGCGCGGAAATCTTCGACCTTATCGGCGGTGCGGGGCATCACCTCGATCGAATAATCTTTCAATAGCGCCTCAACTTCGGCCACCGGCGCCTGTGAGGCGGCGGTTTCTTTCTTGCGGAAGTTCAAAAGTGCCATGAGCGTGTCCTTGATCATAGGGCTGGCAGGCTATGCCCAGCCATCGTTGTTAATCAGTTGCTTGATCCGGTCGCGGTCGTACTCCGCGTCGATCCGGGCGGCTTCGGCATCGGCGATGGCATCGGGATCGCCCTCAACCTTAAAGGGCTCCGCCTTGCGCCATTCCGCCAGATAAGCGTCGGTATCCTCGGCGCCAATCTTCATTGCCGCGCGGTCAATCGCCTGTTCAAAGCGTTCGGGCAGCGGGCGTTTCGACCCACGGCGGCCTTTGCCGACGATGACCTGAGCCGGAATATCGCGCCAATAAACGATTGTGACTGCGGGCATGGGACGATTCCTCCGGTCCGGTTTAAGCCTGTCTAACGAGCGTCGCGGTCAGGACAGGGCCGTTTTTCGACGAAACACGACCCATCCGCGACTTGGGGCGGTGATAGCGCATCGGGCGGGCCATCACGAGGGCTCTGCGCCCCCATTATTCTCAAGATGATTGTGAGCCGGGGCCAAAGAATACGCCGCGGAAAATGGCCCAAGCCGCCGCGACCTCTTGCACCGGCACTGCGCAGAGAATACCGTGGGGATAACTCGATATGAAAGGCGCGTAACCATGGCGCCACAGCGTCCCAAAGGTGCGGGTGCGCTCGATAAGGACATTCCGGCTCTGAGCCCCGCGCCAGTTCCGCCCAGATCTAATGAGCTATATGCGGCCCTAGATCTGGGTACAAATAGCTGCCGCATGTTGATCGCCCAGCCACGTGGCAGCGGTTTCCATGTGGTAGACAGTTTTTCAAAATCGGTGCAATTGGGTGCCGGTTTGGAAAAAACCGGGCGGTTGTCGCGCGGATCGATGGCGCGCACCATTCAGGCATTGCGTATTTGTCAGCAGAAACTGCGGCGCAACAAGGTGCAGAAAATGCGTCTTGTGGCGACAGAGGCGTGCCGCCGTGCGCATAACGGTGCGGAGTTCATGCGCCGTATCCAGCGCGAAACCGGCCTCAAGCTCGACATTATCCGGCCCGAGGAAGAAGCCCAGCTTGCCGTGATTTCCTGCGCGCCGCTGGTCAGTCGCAAGACGGAAAATCTGCTGGTTGTCGATATCGGCGGCGGCTCGACTGAACTGGTGTGGATCGACATCTCCAAAGTGCCCAAGGCCGACCGGGCGCGGTCGATCATGCGGCTTCAGGGTGGGTTCAATCAGGCGAAATCTGATGTGCCCTCGGCGCGGGTGGTGGATTGGATCAGCGTGCCATTGGGCGTGGCAACCCTGCGTGATCAGTTCTCTGACGTAGAGGATGACGCCGCGCGTTTCGCGCTGATGAGTTGGTTCTTTGAGGAAAACCTCACCGATTTCACGCCCTATCAGACAATCCAGTCGCAAAAGCGGTTTCAGATTGTCGGCACCTCGGGCACCGTGACCACCGTCGCGGCGAGCCACCTGAACCTGAAACGCTATGACCGGACTAAGGTCGACGGGCTTAGCATGAGCAGCGCGCAGATCGACAAGGTGATCCACTCCTATATTGCCATGGGGCCGGGCGGACGACGCGCGGATCCCCGGATCGGACAAGACCGGGCAGCGTTGATTATGTCGGGCGCTGCGATCTTACAGGCCTTGATGCGCTGCTGGCCGACCGACAGGCTGTCAGTTGCGGATCGCGGTCTGCGCGAAGGCCTGCTATATGCACAGATGAGCGCCGATGGCGTATTAGAAGAAGGGGTCTTTTGATGGCCAAGACACCGGACGGAAAGAACACATCAGGGCGCGGACAGCGTGAACTGAAGGTTAAGGTGAAATCCGCACGCGGGCGCAAGCTTAGCTCAACCCGCTGGTTGCAGCGGCAGTTGAATGATCCTTACGTCAAACGCGCGCAGGCCGAAGGCTATCGCGGTCGCGCGGCTTATAAGATCATGGAATTGGATGATAAATATCGGTTCCTCGTACCAGGTGCGCGGATCGTCGATCTGGGCGCGGCACCGGGCGGTTGGTGTCAGGTGGCCGTCAAACGCTGCAATGTGCTGGGCGAGAGATCGGGCAAACAAGTGGGCACTATTCTAGGCGTCGACCTGCAAGAGATGGAGCCAATCGCAGGCTGCGAACTCCATCAGCTTGATTTTATGGAAGACGATGCAGACCTAAAGGTTAAGGAATGGCTTGGCGGGAAGGCCGATGTCGTAATGTCCGACATGGCCGCTTCGGCGTCGGGGCATAAACAGACTGATCACTTGCGGATCATCGCGCTCTGCGAAGCGGCTGCCTATTTCGCCTTTGACGTGTTGGAAGACGGCGGCACCTTTGTCGCGAAGGTTCTGGCCGGCGGCGCAGAGGGCGAGTTGCAAAAGCTGTTGAAGCGCCGCTTTACCAAGGTCGCGAATATCAAACCGCCAGCCAGCCGCGCGGATTCTTCGGAAAAATTCGTCGTGGCTACGGGGTTTAAGGGCGAAGAGGCTTAGGTAAGCGCTGCCGTTCACGTGGCGTAAACCAATCTGTAGCTAGGGTGCAGTCCTCCCGCGGTCCTTCGGCCGCCTATATTTTGAGGGCTCCTTGATGCTACGACATCTGCCAATTGTATCGCTTATCTTCGTTCTATGTTCTGGGCTCAGGGTCGCCGCGTCAGAGGTGCCATGGGCCCTGAACGACTATATTGATCGGAATTTGCTGACATGGGTGAATGACGCCCGCATTGTGGATGCGATTGCAGAGCAAAACCTGCGCCACCTACAGATGAATAGTCTAGCAGTCGCAGCCGTTTCGGCGATGGGAATGGCCTCTCAAACCTCGCTGACACAGGTATCGATCACCAAACCAGTTGAGGCTTTTCTTAAGCAGCAAGTCGCCAGTTCGGCAGGTCAGATTGCAGGCGTGACGGTGCTGGATGCCTATGGGCTGACCGTGGTCAGCAGTGGAACGGCATCCGTCTATTTCAAAGGTGGTCAGCCAAAGATCAGCAATCAGTTTTCGCCGCCGTCTGGGGCGTTTATGGTTGAACAGGTCGCCTTCGACGATAGCACAAAGGCCCATCAAAGCCGCGTGTCGATGCCTATCACCGAACCGTCGAACGGTGCGATCATCGGCGTGATTACAGTCGAGTTGGAAGCCGCCGCATTCTTTTGATCACCTTGTAGCAGTCTGAGCAGGCCGTTCCATAATTTTGGACGGCCTGCGTCGGGATTATAAGTTGGGTGAAGAGAGCGTATCGCTTCCCGCCGTAGCCGCCACGCCGTGGGTTTATCCAATGGCTGATTGGCGCTTTGGGCAAGCCGCGCGCTGGTCTGTGCCGCGCGTTCCGCATGACACAGGATCTCAAACAGTTTACGATGGCGGCTTTCATCCTGAGAGGAGGTTTTATGAAGCAAATCTTTTTCCTTAGCGACCATTTGGCGGATATGTTCGAGTAATTTAAGGGCTAAAGAGCGAATAGGGCGTTCTTTGGGGCCTTCGGAGGCAAGTGCGGGAAATTTGCCCCGATTGGGATAAAACCGTTTCCGAAGACTATCAAATTTAGCCAGATAATCCTTCAGCGATAAAGACCTTGGACTTCGCGCGGGGAGCGGCAATTCTAAGGATACCCCCGACGGAGAGAGAAAATGACCCCCCCCAGCTATTTCGCGCCCACCGGTGGCCATCCAGATCAAAAGACTTTGTTGTCGGACCGCGCCGTTTTTACCGAGGCCTACGCCGTTTTGCCGCGCGGTACGATGCGCGATATCGTGACTTCTTTCCTACCGTTCTGGGAAGGTACGCGGCTATGGGTGATCGCCCGCCCCTTAAGCGGCTTTGCCGAGACATTCTCGCAATATATCATGGAAGTGCAGCCCGGTGGCGGCTCGGACAGGCCTGAACTGGATAAAGAGGCGCAAGGGGTGCTGTTCGTGGTCGAGGGTGGTTTCACCCTAACCATCGAAGGGAAAAACCATGCGATGCGCGAAGGCAGCTATGCCTATATTCCTGCGGGCGCGACATGGGCGCTGAAAAATGACGGCGACACGGTCACGCGGTTTCACTGGATCCGCAAAGCCTATGAGGCGGTCGAAGGGCTGGAGCATCCCGATCCGTTGGTTCTGAATGAGCAGGACATCGCGCCAAATGTGATGCCTGACACCAATGGGGTTTGGGCGACCACGCGTTTTGTTGACCCCAATGACCTGCGTCATGACATGCATGTCACCATCGTCACACTGCAACCCGGCGGGGTGATCCCGTTCTGTGAAACCCATGTGATGGAACATGGTCTGTACGTGTTAGAGGGTAAGGCGGTTTACCGGCTCAATCAGGATTGGGTCGAGGTTGAAGCGGGTGATTTCATGTGGCTGCGCGCCTTCTGCCCGCAGGCCTGCTATGCAGGCGGGCCGGGGCCGTTCCGGTATCTTCTGTATAAAGACGTGAACCGTCATATGAAGCTGCGCTGAGCCAGCTTTGGAACGACGGCCCTTGGTTCGGGGCTGGATGGTCGAGAAGACATCGGAAGTAAAAAAGGGCGCCCAATCGGCGCCCTTTCGGATTAATCAGCCTCGTTTTTCCAGTGACCCTTTGCCGTGGCCCGAGAGCCCTCCTGAAACCTCTTCAGTCGCGTCATCCGACAGTTGTTCTGGCAACAGTAGGTTCAGCACGATGGCAATCAGCGCCGCTGGCAGCAGCCCGCTTGTCATCAACACCCGCAGTGTATCGGGCAGATATTGCACCGCCTTGGGGTCCAGTTGCAGCCCAAGACCGATCGACAGGGAAATGGCGAAAATAACCATATTGCGTCGGTTCCAGTTCACGTCCGACAGCATCGAAATACCGGCAGCGACGACCATGCCAAACATCACGATCACACCGCCGCCCAGTACCTCGATTGGAATGGTGCGGATCACTGCGCCAACCTTGGGGACCAAGCCGCAGAGGATCAGGAATAGTGCGCCGATGGTCACCACATGGCGGCTCATCACGCCGGTCATCGCGATCAGCCCGACATTCTGGCTGAACGAGGTGTTGGGAAAGCCGCCGAAAACCCCGGCAATCGCGCTGCCCAGACCGTCGGCATAGGTAGCACCGGTGATCTCGGCGTCGGTCGCCTCGCGCCCCGCGCCGCCTTTGGTGATACCAGAGACATCTCCGACGGTTTCAACAGCCGAGACAAATGCCATGAGGCAGAAACCAACAATGGCGGCAAAGCTGAACTCGAACCCATAGGCAAAGGGTATTGGCAGCGCCACCGTGGCGGCACGATCCCAACTGGTGGCGATGCCCTCAAAGGTGATCATGCCCACCGCCAGCGCATAGAGATAGCCGAGCGCGATACCGATCACGACGGCTGAAACCGAGAGCATCCCACGGGTGAAGAACTTCAACCCCAGCGTGGCGACAATCACCACCAAAGCCGCCGACCAATTGAGCAGGCTGCCGTACTCGGGTTGATCAATGGCGGGGACGCCGCCAGCGGCATATTGGATGCCCACTTTGACCAGCGCGAGGCCGATCATCGTCACCACCAGCCCGGTCACGAGCGGGGGCAAGGCAAAGCGGATGCGCCCGATGAAGGTGCCTAAGACCATATGAAAAAGCCCGCCAACCAGAACGCCGCCAAAGAGCGCTGGCAACGCCTCAACCCCTTTGCCAGCGACCAGCGGGATCATGATGGGCAGAAAGGCGAAACTCGTGCCCTGAACGATTGGCAGGCGCGCGCCCACGGGCCCGAAGCCGATGGTCTGAAACAACGTGGCGATGCCCGCAAACAGCATCGACATCTGGATCAGATAGGTCATGTCGGGAAAACCCTGCGCCCCGGCGTCGGAGCCAAACCCGAACCCCGCAGCCCCCGCCACGATGATGGCGGGCGTCACGTTTGAGACGAACATTGCCAGCACATGTTGGATGCCCAAGGGCACCGCTTTTGTCAGCGCAGGGGTGTAATCGGGGTCACGCAGTTGCGCGGGCGTGCCCAGTGAAGCGTCAGTCATGTCGTTCTCCCTTGTGACCGATTGCGCCTGCCGCTTCTTCTGAGGGCATGGCGCTTATGTTGCGGTGTCGACCACCTCCCACGGCGTGTCGAACCAATATTCTTCTAGATTGTCGCCATCCCCGATCCGGTCGACCACGGCAAAAAGCCCCGGCGCGCTGAGCGGGCAGCAGACCGCGTGCCAAGTGTTACGGCGATAGTTTACGCCCTGACCGGGGCCCGCCAAAAAGGCTTGCGGCCTGCCGGGTTGGCCAGCGTCGTCGGGGGCGACGACAACCAGATACGGGTTCTGGTGCATTGGCAAAAAGGCCTGCGCGCCAAGCGGATGCCGCTCTACCATATCAAGGGTAAAGGGCAGGGCGCGGGGTGTGGCGTCAAAAACGCTGATGCCCGCGCGGCCTTGGCCGAGATCCAAATCGGCCAAATCATGATGCCGCCCACACATGCCCTGATTGATGATCTTATCGGGCGCGCCGCGCAATTCCAGCACCTCGCCAAACGGGGCGAACGCCTTGGCCGTGAGGGGCTGGAGGACAAGTTGGCGGCTCATGGCAGCATGTCTTTCAGCCGCAGCTGTGCGATGCGTTCGACCTGTCGGCAGGCCTCTTTAAATTCGGTGTCGCGGTCATTATCGATGCGACGCTCAAAAGCGGCGAGGATACCTGTTTTATCGTGGTCGCGGACGGCGATGATGAAGGGAAAGCCGTGTTTCTCGACATAGCTGTTGTTAAGCCGGGTAAAGGTCTCGCGCTCTTGATCCGTCAGCGCGTCCAATCCGGCGGCCGCCTGCTCGGACGTGCTTTCAGAGGTCAGGCGTTTGGCCTGTGCCAGCTTGCCTGCCAGATCGGGGTGCGCTTGCAAAACGCCGAGGCGTTGCGCGTCTGAGGCCGATCGGAAAATCCGGGCCAGTGCGTTGTGCAGCCCCACGGCACTGTCATGGCCCGCGCCCAGTTCCAGTGCGTGGGCGCCCTCTGCGATCCATGATGAATGCTCAAAGACGCTGCCGTATTTGGCAACGAAAGTCTCGCGCTCCATCTGGCTGGGGCGCTCGCGGCGCTGGTGCGGGTGCGTTGCGGCCCAATGGTCCGCGATCTGTTCACGGGTGGCGAACCAGACGCCTTCGTGGCTTTGAGCGTATTCGATGAACTGGCGCAGCGCCTCTACCCGACCGGGACGGCCAATCAAGCGGCAATGCAGGCCAACCGACATCATCTTCGCGGCACCCTCGGCCCCTTCGCGGTAAAGCGCGTCAAAGCTCGCTTTCAGATAGTCAAAGAACTGCGCACCAGAATTGAAGCC of Sulfitobacter sp. DSM 110093 contains these proteins:
- a CDS encoding ureidoglycolate lyase, whose amino-acid sequence is MSRQLVLQPLTAKAFAPFGEVLELRGAPDKIINQGMCGRHHDLADLDLGQGRAGISVFDATPRALPFTLDMVERHPLGAQAFLPMHQNPYLVVVAPDDAGQPGRPQAFLAGPGQGVNYRRNTWHAVCCPLSAPGLFAVVDRIGDGDNLEEYWFDTPWEVVDTAT
- a CDS encoding Ppx/GppA phosphatase family protein encodes the protein MAPQRPKGAGALDKDIPALSPAPVPPRSNELYAALDLGTNSCRMLIAQPRGSGFHVVDSFSKSVQLGAGLEKTGRLSRGSMARTIQALRICQQKLRRNKVQKMRLVATEACRRAHNGAEFMRRIQRETGLKLDIIRPEEEAQLAVISCAPLVSRKTENLLVVDIGGGSTELVWIDISKVPKADRARSIMRLQGGFNQAKSDVPSARVVDWISVPLGVATLRDQFSDVEDDAARFALMSWFFEENLTDFTPYQTIQSQKRFQIVGTSGTVTTVAASHLNLKRYDRTKVDGLSMSSAQIDKVIHSYIAMGPGGRRADPRIGQDRAALIMSGAAILQALMRCWPTDRLSVADRGLREGLLYAQMSADGVLEEGVF
- a CDS encoding methylenetetrahydrofolate reductase, giving the protein MALLNFRKKETAASQAPVAEVEALLKDYSIEVMPRTADKVEDFRALLPEGTRVYIAHIDGTPIEDMVATAARLNADGFKVMPHFPARIIKDRATLADWIARYQGEANVRQALLLAGGVTAPVGDFTDSMQLMETGLFDKAGFTRLHVAGHPEGNRDIDADGGRLNVDAALKWKNDFQTRTDAEMAIATQFAFEAQPIIEWADSLKAAGITLPIHIGIAGPAKLQTLIKFAIACGVGPSLKVLQKRAMDVTKLLLPYEPADVISELAAYKAAHPDFNITHVHLFPLGGIKTSATWVQENGGASGVPADAA
- a CDS encoding RlmE family RNA methyltransferase — translated: MAKTPDGKNTSGRGQRELKVKVKSARGRKLSSTRWLQRQLNDPYVKRAQAEGYRGRAAYKIMELDDKYRFLVPGARIVDLGAAPGGWCQVAVKRCNVLGERSGKQVGTILGVDLQEMEPIAGCELHQLDFMEDDADLKVKEWLGGKADVVMSDMAASASGHKQTDHLRIIALCEAAAYFAFDVLEDGGTFVAKVLAGGAEGELQKLLKRRFTKVANIKPPASRADSSEKFVVATGFKGEEA
- the puuE gene encoding allantoinase PuuE — translated: MTRYPRDMQGYGPTPPDAQWPGGAKIAVQLVLNYEEGGENNILHGDAASEAFLSEIVGAAQWPGQRHANMESIYEYGARAGFWRLHRLLKDLPITVYGVATALARSPVQTAAMIDAGWEMATHGLKWIEHKDMPEDEERAAIAEAIRLHAEVTGAAPRGFYCGRSSENTIRLAAETGQFAYVADAYADDLPYWVEFDSNDQLIIPYTLDANDMRFATPQGFNSGAQFFDYLKASFDALYREGAEGAAKMMSVGLHCRLIGRPGRVEALRQFIEYAQSHEGVWFATREQIADHWAATHPHQRRERPSQMERETFVAKYGSVFEHSSWIAEGAHALELGAGHDSAVGLHNALARIFRSASDAQRLGVLQAHPDLAGKLAQAKRLTSESTSEQAAAGLDALTDQERETFTRLNNSYVEKHGFPFIIAVRDHDKTGILAAFERRIDNDRDTEFKEACRQVERIAQLRLKDMLP
- a CDS encoding methyltetrahydrofolate cobalamin methyltransferase → MTRTVIESKTKTAVIGFDEPFCVIGERINPTGRKILSQELEQGDFSRVEADAIAQVAAGATVLDVNSGAVFSNKMAEDPRYADNNFVEPMLMPELIKVVQNAVDAPICIDSSVPGALEAGLEACEGRPLLNSVTGEEERLELVLPLVKKYNVPVVAISNDDTGISEDPDVRFAVAKKIVERAADFGIPAHDIVVDPLVMPIGAMATAGHQVFTLVRRLREELGVNTTCGASNISFGLPNRHGINNAFLPMAMGAGMTSAIMNPVAVPLNAVKIAEKRAEMAAAGIILPEEMDDETFLTLFNLGSTKPRPGKEMEAIRAANFLFDRDPHGSAWIEFNKVAPKAGQEGRGRAGRTGGRRRR
- a CDS encoding bifunctional allantoicase/(S)-ureidoglycine aminohydrolase — translated: MTPPSYFAPTGGHPDQKTLLSDRAVFTEAYAVLPRGTMRDIVTSFLPFWEGTRLWVIARPLSGFAETFSQYIMEVQPGGGSDRPELDKEAQGVLFVVEGGFTLTIEGKNHAMREGSYAYIPAGATWALKNDGDTVTRFHWIRKAYEAVEGLEHPDPLVLNEQDIAPNVMPDTNGVWATTRFVDPNDLRHDMHVTIVTLQPGGVIPFCETHVMEHGLYVLEGKAVYRLNQDWVEVEAGDFMWLRAFCPQACYAGGPGPFRYLLYKDVNRHMKLR
- a CDS encoding nucleobase:cation symporter-2 family protein codes for the protein MTDASLGTPAQLRDPDYTPALTKAVPLGIQHVLAMFVSNVTPAIIVAGAAGFGFGSDAGAQGFPDMTYLIQMSMLFAGIATLFQTIGFGPVGARLPIVQGTSFAFLPIMIPLVAGKGVEALPALFGGVLVGGLFHMVLGTFIGRIRFALPPLVTGLVVTMIGLALVKVGIQYAAGGVPAIDQPEYGSLLNWSAALVVIVATLGLKFFTRGMLSVSAVVIGIALGYLYALAVGMITFEGIATSWDRAATVALPIPFAYGFEFSFAAIVGFCLMAFVSAVETVGDVSGITKGGAGREATDAEITGATYADGLGSAIAGVFGGFPNTSFSQNVGLIAMTGVMSRHVVTIGALFLILCGLVPKVGAVIRTIPIEVLGGGVIVMFGMVVAAGISMLSDVNWNRRNMVIFAISLSIGLGLQLDPKAVQYLPDTLRVLMTSGLLPAALIAIVLNLLLPEQLSDDATEEVSGGLSGHGKGSLEKRG
- a CDS encoding virulence factor, with the protein product MPAVTIVYWRDIPAQVIVGKGRRGSKRPLPERFEQAIDRAAMKIGAEDTDAYLAEWRKAEPFKVEGDPDAIADAEAARIDAEYDRDRIKQLINNDGWA